The stretch of DNA AAGAAGAGATTAAAACAACACCaggtgaaaaaataaaaaagaaagaaaactgGAATAAAACCTAAAAAGCATGTGGATGccacttatcaaataaaaagaaataaaaaacaatcaagagAGGTGATTTCAGATAAAAATTGATCCTAAACCAGCACTCTCTAATCGATAAACCAAAAAACATCAAAGAAAGAAGTGTAGAAAATTTGCCCAGCAACGGCAGAGAGAGGAGAGAAAGAATTAGGTCAAAAGGACTCAAGCATATCAAACATTGTTTTAAACCCATCTATATGTTGATCTCTTCAGTAGGGCTTTCGTTTACCAAAATAGCTAGATTGCCACCAAAAACATAGGCTTTAATCCAACTACGCTGCTTGGATCCAAAGTCATGTCTCTACATTGTAATCAAGGAAACTCCAGCTCACTGAATCATATGTCTTTTTGAAGTTCACTTTAAAGATAAAACACTCTCCCTCCGTCCTTCTAGCTAAGTCAATACATTCATACACTCACCACTCCGTCAACCAGTTGTTGTCTTTAATAAAAGCTAACTGTTTTGTCGAAATCAACTTAGGCATAACTCTTGTCAATCTAGTTGCTAAGAATTTGGAGACAATCTTATACAAGGACTCAACAAGGTAGATAGGCCTAAAGTCTCCAATCTTCCTAGATTCATCAATCTTAGGAATAATAACAAGAGTGAAAAAGTAATAAGAGAAATTTCACGATAAATCAGCTGTTACAAAGAGCTCTTAGGACACATGTTACCATGACCCTAAAACATAATATCCACTTCATCTCTTAAAATATCCCATAATCTCTTGAAAAAAGCGACATTAAAGTCATCTAGACCCAAACTTTTATTGCCATCTGAGCTAACCACCACCTCCTTAGACCATGTACAATGGTTATGGTTATAAAACTTCAATACCACTTTTTCACTTCCaaacactccacatcattttttctttcttccacctaatcatttaacattcattcaattttctccaatggttttttcattcaacactctaccccgccatttttatttcatattcttatttaaatttatatttttatgattacgtaaaattacaattatcgattaaaattaaattaaaataataaacacttaacaatttattttttagtttattttaataaaaacaaaatttatttaaataatttatacgatacaaatcattttaacttaatttaaaatacaacacacaagtaacgtaattagtacgatacaaataatttgaaatgcaatacaacacacaagcaaGATAATTAGTACTAGCGGCCTCAAAATAATTTGCTAAAACGTCATTCTCCGACCAACCGCTTGCTTGCAAACGCCTTGTGGCCTCATAAGCGCCAATCCATTTACCCaatattttgttcatataattAAAACGATTTCGGCATGCAGCTCCATCACGCGGAGAATCGAATGAGCAATGGTCATTACAATAGTCAGCAATTTTACCCCAATATGTATCACCTTTCTGGTTTCTCCCGACAACACTGTTTGTTCCAAATTTAATCCACCCACTAATTAGCACCAAATTTTGATCAGTGTTCCATGCTGGTTGATGGTTTTTCTTGCTCTTAGGAGTTGAATCATCTGAATTTGGAGTGACTTCATTAGCATTAGTTATTTGAGTTGAAAATTCGGGAAAGTTAGGTGTACCACCACTCGGAAAATTTTCATTCACCATTGGCATATAACCATTAAACGGGAGTGTTTGAGATGGATTTCTCAGCATAGATCCATAATATGGTTGAAAGTTTGGAACAAAGgatgattggttgaaatttggtgctaaaccaaaattaggtatgttttgagaatgttggttgaaaaattgatttggattttgataattgttgggatgattagaagaattttgggtgttgttgaagtgattattgagatccatttcactaaaaaaaaagactaatacttcaagattaacactaataggaagataataataagattattatagtgaaaaaatctggtttttttctttcttctgtgtccaaatcaaatgaaccaagtctctatttatagacaaaaaaaaatcatgaattttggtaaaagaataaaaaattattttgcgaTGAAATAATTaagttcaaagtattaatgtGATAAGAAtccgcccagccaatcagatgTTCACACGTGACCCTATCTTCTTCTCTCTCCGCGTGAAATTTTTCCCCACTCTCCCTTTCGCGCGTGCATCTCACACCTGTTTTGGCCAAATAAAATGCAGCCGCGTGTCCTCTGCGTCAGGTTCAACATGTGTTGAAAATTTTCAACTCTTCCCTCCTCCACATCATCTTCAACACACTTCCTCCAATCATTCAACACATTAAACACCCATTCAACACTACTTTAAACACCCCATTGCACATGGTCTTATGATGTTGCATCATCATTGAGACAGCTATTTAACCCTGGATGCAAGTGTGTAACACAGTGAACCTCGTAAAACTTTTCACTAAAATATTCAGAAAACAATGTAGAAACACAACATGTGTCAACAtttaaagaaactaaaaaacATATTATTTCCATATGGTTGGGAGGAAAAAAATGACAAGGCAAGTTATTGTTTATGTAACTCATGGAATCagattgaaaaaaaatagtatgtAATCATATTAGCTTTAGTAACTGATCTCGATCATGGTGTGCAAATGTATTTGAGTGTTGTAAATTTCAGAGTACCAGAGTTCGATTCATAATGATTAATGAATCGTTGAAAAAGTATGTAGACAAATTTAAGCCACAAAGAAAAAAGCAATTAGCAATGCAAAATTTAAACACATTTAtgagaataaaaaagaaaatgtgatACACTTGGGAACAAAGATTTGACAAGTATCTTGGttagaaaaaggaaagaaacttGTTATTTAtaagttgaaagttgaaaccaaCATCACCATTTTCAGCAGGTGTAATGTAATTAACTTTCCAAGATTATCAACAGCTTGCAAGATCATCAATTACCCCTACATAACTTATATATGGAGGGAAACAATGCAAACAATCTAGCTACACAAGTTCGGTATGCAAACTCCACCTTCAGGGTTTTGCTGTTCTTTCCATATCCTTCCTGTTACTCGTAATTTCAGCTCTTTCCTATCTCCACCGGAGAAGAAAAGCGCCATGTTTCGGTATATAATGAGGCCATCATGACTGTCTCTAACTTTCTTGTGGCTATCTCTAATGCTCCTTGGACTTCCCTCGTAGATTAGTTTGCGTCCGCTTCCTCCTACCTCAAGACTATAGCTGTAGCTCCTGGCGTCTCTTTCATCACCCATGAAACGGAGGAATGCCATGTAAACTGGAGCCATTCCAAGTTGAAAGGCTTCGAAATGCAGACAAAAATATTGTCCAAAACAGTGGAAGACCTAACAGAAACGATAAAACAGTATGGCATATCAGTTTGGATGAGGATGAGAAACAATAAGTGTAAGTTGTTGATATGTGGCTGTGTACATAAccatttggataaacaacttaattaagtgcttatcatataagtatttatatataagctatttctataacaaaagataaagtcaaactattttcatataagctataacatattttcataagttatcctgaagagcttcttgaaataagttgaaaacgtcttatggacatgtcaaaagttgttttcataagttctcccaaacagtctcacaagtgcttgTTGCAGTAGATAATCTCAAAAAAACAGTTCAAACCAGCCCCAAAATCAAAGAAACTCGGCTACAAATGCAAGGTAATGAAATATGATTATACTTACCGTTAACATCCATGTAGCATTTTCAACTTCCATGGGATTTGACTTGACATAACGGTGATTAAAAGTGCATCCAGAATGCATATCAACTCTGTGGTCGTCCCTTAAATGGGCAACAAGCTGTGAAATATCGCCGAGAACAGAACAGTCTGACCCAGCATAAGGGCAGTTGTAAGGTCTGAAGTTACAAATAGATTCATGTTTGAGTTTGCTGTAATAGGGAAATATCTCTGGACACCCAATAGAGGTGTATCTGCAAGGAAGTTCAAGTGATTCTGCTATCTTCTCCAATGCTAAACACCGAATATCGCCGAGTTCTTGTCTGCAAGTTGGGCACCTGTTGTGCACCCTTGTCTTACAAGTTGAACATAGGGTATGTCCATTGTGACACTACAAAAACAAAAGTCAATTTTTAAGAAATTGTCAATAGCTAACTTAACACAGCTAACAAAATTTATCTATGTATTCCTGCAAGGAAAATAATCAGCTAAACTTAATAGTGCTATAATAAACTTATGCATAAGCTGAATCctgaaattaaagaaataatCAGATTTAGGCCTTGTTTCGATAAACACCTTAATTAATAAGTGCTTGTGCAAAAGCTATTtcaataacaaaagataaaatgaagtcaaattgttttcatataagctattttcataagcaatcaagaagagcttatggaaataagctaaaacaaGCTTATGATTATGTCATAAGCTATTTACGTAAGCTCTTCCAACAGGCCCACAAGTGCTCGTGCTAGTAGATAAacttaaataagtcaatccaaacagaccctcaAGAGAAATCGGCTATATACAAATACGTAAACTATGTAAGATCCCTGATGAGTGGATAGATTTCATGTGTTAGATTCTCAAATCAGGTAACACAATactgttattttttttccattcgaGATAACGCTTTTCATTGGAAATTAGTAAAATGAAGATAGTTTTCGGGGGTCAACTCAAATTCTGTGGCCAAGAGTAAGACAAAGTTTCAATATAGGCTACAACTCCAAAGAAAAAGATCAACAAGAATCCAACAACTCTGAACAACTCATCTTacttggatatatatatatatatatatatggcaacTTGTGGCATTTTCTATACATAATTTGTAGAAATTATAACTCACTCAAACTATGTGATTAAATTTCCTAGTAATATATGTCAGGTTTTATGGCCTATTCAATAGAATATCAACAAATTTATCCTTAGCCATAACTTAGAAACCTTGAATGCAATATGCATTgcagaaaaaaaatgttcaagcTTTTTTGACATCCTAATCAACTAAACAACACTATTTAGAATGACATGGTATTGGTTCCTCTCGCAATCATGTTTTGAAAGGCTATTACCAAACAGTTCTTCATTGAGCTTAAGACAATAATACTCATAGGAAAGTTCATTAATTATATAGTCTTataacctatgaagcacaggCACGAACatggacactgacacgtcgacaccgataattatttgagaaaatgacataattcagtgTAATCATAAGCGTCGGTATCTGACACAGATGCGTGTCCGACACTGAGAGATGCCTAATCAAGGTTTCCAATACTCATAGGGAAAAGTTCATTAATTATATACTCTTATAACTAATGTGTGCAAGTTTTTATCCTACTTTTCCACAAAAGTATTTGAACAAAAAACATCACCTAAATATTTATGTCTTCTGTTGAGATAAGTGTGACAGTCACACCATACCTTTCTCCAACCACATAGCCACAAAGAGGATGGGACAATAACTATATTGTTTATCCATTAAAAGGCACTTAATTTTTATCATCCAAAAGATCCAAATATCACCACACTCTAGGTAGCTAAAGTCATAGTGTATATCGTTTTTCACACCCTTCCGAAATTACCAATAAAAGCAGacataaaaaatgtgaaaaacaCCATAAAACAGTCATTTAATCTGTTGCTTTGTAATCATGGTATACATGAGAAAGGGTTGATATAAAATAGGGTCCCGTTTGGATAAACGgtttaattaaaacttatagCTTAAgcgtttatcatataagtgcttatgtctAAACAACTATTTCTGTAACAAAAGATGACATAAGTCAAACTAtattcatataagctataatttgttttcataagctatccatAG from Trifolium pratense cultivar HEN17-A07 linkage group LG5, ARS_RC_1.1, whole genome shotgun sequence encodes:
- the LOC123885456 gene encoding E3 ubiquitin-protein ligase SINAT3-like — its product is MESDSTVSSMIMMDEDLHPHQFSSSTSKQHSNSTPTSTSVHELLECPVCTNSMYPPIHQCHNGHTLCSTCKTRVHNRCPTCRQELGDIRCLALEKIAESLELPCRYTSIGCPEIFPYYSKLKHESICNFRPYNCPYAGSDCSVLGDISQLVAHLRDDHRVDMHSGCTFNHRYVKSNPMEVENATWMLTVFHCFGQYFCLHFEAFQLGMAPVYMAFLRFMGDERDARSYSYSLEVGGSGRKLIYEGSPRSIRDSHKKVRDSHDGLIIYRNMALFFSGGDRKELKLRVTGRIWKEQQNPEGGVCIPNLCS